One Halomonas sp. THAF5a genomic region harbors:
- the gpt gene encoding xanthine phosphoribosyltransferase, with protein sequence MSSSRYHKRLIISWDRLHADVRELCRGLIGRDLKGIVAITRGGLIPAALIARELDVRLIDTVCIKSYERMEQGGLEVMKGVDHDGEGWLLVDDLVDTGRTAKAVREMLPKAHFVTVYAKPDGRPLVDQYLTEVAQDCWIQFPWDMGVAYVEPLVDQEKR encoded by the coding sequence ATGAGCAGCTCTCGCTACCACAAGCGTCTGATCATCTCCTGGGACCGGCTGCACGCCGACGTGCGCGAGCTCTGCCGGGGACTGATCGGCCGCGACCTCAAGGGCATCGTCGCGATCACCCGCGGCGGGCTGATCCCCGCCGCGCTGATCGCCCGGGAGCTCGACGTGCGGCTGATCGACACCGTCTGCATCAAGAGCTACGAGCGCATGGAGCAGGGCGGCCTGGAGGTGATGAAGGGCGTCGACCACGACGGCGAGGGGTGGCTGCTGGTCGACGACCTGGTCGACACCGGGCGCACCGCGAAGGCGGTGCGCGAGATGCTGCCCAAGGCGCACTTCGTGACCGTCTACGCCAAGCCCGATGGCCGGCCGCTGGTGGATCAGTACCTCACCGAGGTCGCCCAGGACTGCTGGATCCAGTTCCCCTGGGACATGGGCGTGGCCTACGTCGAGCCGCTGGTCGATCAGGAGAAGCGCTGA
- a CDS encoding adenine phosphoribosyltransferase — translation MSIYGDYIKSVIRTVPDWPQPGVNFRDITPLLQNSAAFRKLIDSFVHRYQEMEIDAIAAIDARGFIVGAPLAYELGCSFVPVRKKGKLPFRTISETYTLEYGEAEVELHSDAFREGDRILVVDDLIATGGTMLAAAKLITRSGGQVVETATIVDLPDLGGAQRIRDAGFSVFAVCSFTEDE, via the coding sequence ATGAGCATCTACGGCGACTACATCAAGTCCGTGATCCGTACCGTCCCCGACTGGCCGCAGCCGGGGGTCAACTTCCGCGACATCACCCCGCTGCTGCAGAACAGCGCGGCCTTCCGCAAGCTGATCGACAGCTTCGTGCATCGCTACCAGGAGATGGAGATCGACGCCATCGCCGCCATCGACGCGCGCGGCTTCATCGTCGGCGCGCCGCTGGCCTACGAGCTCGGCTGCAGCTTCGTGCCGGTACGCAAGAAGGGAAAGCTGCCGTTTCGCACCATCAGCGAGACCTACACCCTGGAGTACGGCGAGGCCGAGGTGGAGCTGCACTCCGACGCCTTCCGTGAGGGCGATCGCATCCTGGTGGTCGACGACCTGATCGCCACCGGCGGCACCATGCTGGCCGCCGCCAAGCTGATCACCCGCAGCGGTGGCCAGGTGGTGGAGACCGCCACCATCGTCGACCTGCCGGACCTCGGCGGGGCCCAGCGCATCCGTGACGCGGGCTTCAGCGTGTTCGCGGTCTGCTCCTTCACCGAGGACGAATGA
- the ung gene encoding uracil-DNA glycosylase, with translation MTCPLPDSWQRWLGQEFDAPYMQALRDFLAAEKAARKVIYPHSADWFRAFELTPLDEVKVVILGQDPYHGPDQAHGLCFSVRPGVRVPPSLSNVYKELAADVGTRPVAHGHLEAWARQGVLLLNTSLTVEQGHAGSHRGKGWETFTDRAIATVSDHAGPTVFLLWGGHARQKKSLIDTSRHLVLESPHPSPLSAHRGFFGNHHFSRANAFLVEHGRAPIDWQLPEQP, from the coding sequence ATGACGTGCCCCCTTCCCGATAGCTGGCAGCGGTGGCTCGGTCAGGAGTTCGATGCGCCTTACATGCAGGCGCTGCGCGATTTCCTGGCCGCCGAGAAGGCGGCCAGGAAGGTGATCTACCCGCACTCTGCCGACTGGTTTCGTGCCTTCGAGCTGACCCCGCTGGACGAGGTCAAGGTGGTGATCCTGGGTCAGGATCCCTACCACGGGCCGGACCAGGCCCACGGCCTTTGCTTCTCGGTGCGCCCGGGAGTGCGGGTGCCGCCCTCGCTTTCCAACGTCTACAAGGAGCTGGCCGCGGATGTCGGCACCCGGCCGGTGGCCCACGGCCACCTCGAGGCCTGGGCGCGCCAGGGCGTGCTGCTGCTCAACACCTCGCTGACGGTGGAGCAGGGCCATGCCGGCTCGCACCGCGGCAAGGGGTGGGAGACCTTCACCGACCGCGCCATCGCCACGGTCAGCGACCATGCCGGGCCCACGGTCTTCCTGCTGTGGGGTGGCCATGCCCGCCAGAAGAAGTCGCTGATCGACACCTCGCGCCATCTGGTGCTGGAGTCTCCGCACCCGTCGCCGCTCTCGGCCCATCGCGGCTTCTTCGGCAACCATCACTTCTCGCGGGCCAACGCCTTCCTGGTCGAGCACGGCCGCGCGCCCATCGACTGGCAGTTGCCCGAGCAGCCTTAA
- the upp gene encoding uracil phosphoribosyltransferase, protein MSVHAIQHPLVQHKLGLMREAGISTKSFRELAGELAKLLTYEATSDLELETQNIDGWSGKPIPVELLKGKKVTIVPILRAGLGMLDGVTDLIPSARISVVGLYRDEDTLEPVPYFAKFANDMDERMAIVIDPMLATGGTMVATLDMLRERGCKHMKVIVLVAAPEGIKRVQESYPDIEIYTASVDDRLDENGYIVPGLGDAGDKIFGTR, encoded by the coding sequence ATGAGTGTCCACGCCATCCAGCATCCCCTGGTCCAGCACAAGCTTGGCTTGATGCGCGAAGCCGGCATCAGCACCAAGAGCTTCCGCGAACTGGCCGGCGAGTTGGCCAAGCTGCTCACCTATGAGGCGACCAGCGACCTCGAGCTCGAGACCCAGAACATCGATGGCTGGAGCGGCAAGCCGATCCCGGTCGAGCTGCTCAAGGGCAAGAAGGTCACCATCGTGCCGATCCTGCGCGCCGGCCTGGGCATGCTCGACGGCGTCACCGACCTGATCCCCAGCGCGCGGATCAGCGTGGTCGGCCTCTACCGCGACGAGGATACCCTCGAGCCGGTGCCCTATTTCGCCAAGTTCGCCAATGACATGGACGAACGCATGGCGATCGTCATCGACCCGATGCTGGCCACCGGCGGCACCATGGTGGCGACCCTGGACATGCTGCGTGAGCGCGGCTGCAAGCACATGAAGGTGATCGTGCTGGTGGCCGCTCCCGAGGGCATCAAGCGCGTCCAGGAGAGCTATCCGGACATCGAGATCTACACCGCCTCGGTGGACGACCGCCTCGACGAGAACGGCTACATCGTGCCGGGTCTGGGCGACGCCGGCGACAAGATCTTCGGCACTCGCTGA
- a CDS encoding ABC transporter ATP-binding protein has product MSLILDNIDHVVGGSPHITGVNLELEPGSFNVLLGRTLSGKTTLMRLMAGLDVPTRGRILMNGEDVTGRSVRKRNVSMVYQQFINYPALTVFDNIASPLKLARVSRAEIDRRVREVAEMLHIEHLLDRLPLELSGGQQQRTAMGRALVKEADVVLFDEPLVNLDYKLREEFRDELRSVFSERRCIAVYATTEPTEALALGGNTAVLHEGCLLQYGRTEDVYHRPRDILAAEMFSEPPINIVHGIVSGSEVTFDERTHFPLNDDLRSLPPGEYRFGVRASHISLAPRAPDDIEVPMIVDLAEISGSETFLHVHNDRFHMTVHLEGVHAFDVDAPVTLYFPTHKVYAFDRAGAVVHIPNHLGGV; this is encoded by the coding sequence ATGTCCCTGATTCTAGACAACATCGATCATGTGGTCGGTGGTTCCCCCCACATCACGGGCGTGAACCTGGAGCTCGAGCCCGGCTCCTTCAACGTCCTCCTCGGACGAACCCTGTCGGGCAAGACCACCCTGATGCGGCTGATGGCCGGGCTGGACGTGCCCACCCGGGGGCGCATCCTGATGAACGGCGAGGACGTCACCGGTCGTTCGGTGCGCAAGCGCAACGTCTCCATGGTCTATCAGCAGTTCATCAACTACCCGGCCCTAACGGTCTTCGACAACATCGCCTCGCCCCTGAAGCTCGCCCGGGTCTCCCGGGCCGAGATCGACCGGCGGGTGAGGGAGGTGGCCGAGATGCTGCACATCGAGCACCTGCTCGACCGCCTGCCGCTGGAGCTCTCCGGCGGCCAGCAGCAGCGCACCGCCATGGGGCGGGCGTTGGTCAAGGAGGCCGACGTGGTGCTCTTCGACGAGCCGCTGGTCAACCTCGACTACAAACTGCGCGAGGAGTTTCGGGACGAGCTGCGCAGTGTCTTCAGCGAGCGCCGCTGCATCGCCGTCTACGCGACCACCGAGCCCACCGAGGCGCTGGCCCTCGGCGGCAACACCGCCGTGCTGCACGAGGGGTGCCTGCTGCAATACGGCCGAACCGAGGACGTCTACCACCGCCCGCGGGACATCCTCGCCGCGGAGATGTTCTCCGAACCGCCGATCAACATCGTCCACGGCATCGTCTCCGGCAGCGAGGTGACCTTCGACGAGCGCACCCACTTCCCCCTCAACGACGACCTGCGCTCGCTGCCGCCCGGGGAGTACCGCTTCGGCGTGCGCGCCTCGCACATCTCGCTCGCGCCCCGGGCCCCAGACGACATCGAGGTGCCGATGATCGTCGACCTGGCCGAGATCAGCGGCTCCGAGACCTTCCTGCACGTGCACAACGATCGCTTCCACATGACCGTCCACCTGGAGGGCGTCCACGCCTTCGACGTCGACGCCCCCGTGACCCTCTACTTCCCGACCCACAAGGTCTATGCCTTCGACCGCGCGGGCGCCGTGGTGCATATCCCGAACCACCTGGGGGGCGTGTGA